A stretch of DNA from Skermanella mucosa:
GCGTTGACCCGTCCGCCGTTCTCCTGAACGCCTCGCTTCACCTGCTCGACCAGCCAGGCGGCAGCCAAGGCATCGGTCGAGCCTTCCAGGTAGGATCCTGTGCCCTCGGGCTCCCGGTCGAAGTTCTCGACGGCGGCTCTGATACGCGGCACCTCGACCGCCATTCCTCGGTAGCGCGCCAGCATGGCCTGAAGGTTCGCGATCTGCTCGGCGTTGCGCTCTTGGCGGGCGAGCGGCATGGCAACCGCCGTGACGTACACTGTACCGACGATCGCTCCCACCAAGCTGATTGCCGCGACCCGGCCGATGATCCTATCGAACCGGAGGTTCATGTCAGTTCTCCCGCGTTGGCTCGGAGAGACTTTCCCCGATTGCCGAGAGACGGGCTGAGATACTGAAGCGCTCGACGCTGGCGGCTCTGCCGTCCGGCACTTCGCCGTCGGCGTCCTGCCAAGCGCCCCGCACGCCCCCGGTCCGCTCGAACGAGACCTGCGAGCGGAATTGGACGTCCTCCAGCAGGGCGGACTCCTCCAGAAGGGCGATCAGGGCCGAGGCCTTGGCCGAGAAACCCGACAGGGACAGGGAGCCGGCGCGCATGTTAAGGCTGGCGAGCCAAGTATCATCGGGCAGCAGCCGGGTGACCTCGGACAGGATGTCGATGCTCGCGGGGCTCCGGCGCTTCAGATCCGCAAGGTACCGTTCCTTGTGGATCGCCGCATCGAGATCGGCCCGAAGCCTGTCCGCCTCCAGAGCCCGGACGCGTGCCGACGTCACCGCCGCGTCGAGTTCGGCGAGATGCCGTTCCTGCTGGTACAGCGGCAGGGAAGTGCGTGCCGCCACCAGTGCCAGAGCGATCCCCGCCAGGACAGCGGCCATTCGGTACCGCCGCCGGTTGGCCTCTCCGCCGGTGCGGGGGAGCAGATCGGTATACGCCTCGCCGCCCCACCCGGCCACTTCGAGCCACTCCGGCTTCAAGCCTGCGCTTCGGATCAGGTCGAGTGCCCAGTCGACGTCCGACCGGCAGACGACGACGAGGTCGACCAGCAATTGCCGGCCGGTCGTCACGCCGCCGGCGCGTCGCCCGGAAACGATCCGGTAGTCATTATAAACATCCTCGGCCCTGAACGGCGTGAGCCGGTCCATCTCGAAGGACAGGACCTCCCTCAGGTTCTCGGCCGCCGCTGCAGGCAAGGTCACCGTGCGTCGCAGCGCCGTGCCCGCAGGAACGATCAGGGCCGTCTCGCACCGGCTGCCGGATCGGTTTCTTACCAAGTCGCGTATCTGCTCAGACACGGATATTGGGCCATGGTCGATCCGGGCGCCCGGGACCGGCCGGGGCCTATCGACCGATCCGAGAAACCGGCGGCGTCCGGCCCG
This window harbors:
- the gspM gene encoding type II secretion system protein GspM; protein product: MNLRFDRIIGRVAAISLVGAIVGTVYVTAVAMPLARQERNAEQIANLQAMLARYRGMAVEVPRIRAAVENFDREPEGTGSYLEGSTDALAAAWLVEQVKRGVQENGGRVNAAQNLPTATVEDLQKVSVRIQFTGGIETLQRVLHAVERGRPMLFIEGMEIRETARSQAGQELNNDPVLAIRLDVAGYLRGRAGK
- a CDS encoding PilN domain-containing protein; the protein is MGPWNGRIGSGIWNFLRWWGGELTALVPRRLSRALSRRSRCFEVVVEPECLRVFAHRAGRRRFLGSVDRPRPVPGARIDHGPISVSEQIRDLVRNRSGSRCETALIVPAGTALRRTVTLPAAAAENLREVLSFEMDRLTPFRAEDVYNDYRIVSGRRAGGVTTGRQLLVDLVVVCRSDVDWALDLIRSAGLKPEWLEVAGWGGEAYTDLLPRTGGEANRRRYRMAAVLAGIALALVAARTSLPLYQQERHLAELDAAVTSARVRALEADRLRADLDAAIHKERYLADLKRRSPASIDILSEVTRLLPDDTWLASLNMRAGSLSLSGFSAKASALIALLEESALLEDVQFRSQVSFERTGGVRGAWQDADGEVPDGRAASVERFSISARLSAIGESLSEPTREN